The genomic window ACACATTGATTTAATAATGAATAAAGAAGTAAAGAATACATTCATTAAAAGATCTCAAGTTGTAAATGAATTTAGAAATGTACTTGCTGGGAAAGACTTCTTAGAAGTTGAAACTCCTATGATGCATCCAATTGTTGGTGGAGCTGCTGCTAAACCATTTATGACACATCACAACGCTCTTGATATGACTTTATATCTAAGAATTGCTCCTGAATTATATTTAAAAAAATTAATTGTTGGAGGATTTGATAGAGTTTTTGAAATAAATAGATGTTTTAGAAATGAAGGTATCTCAACTAGACATAATCCTGAATTTACTACAATGGAACTATATATGGCTTACGCTAATTATGAAGTTATGATGGATATAACTGAAGAATTAATTCAAAAATCTGCTATGAGAGTTGTTGGGAAATTAGAAGTTGAATATAATGGAAAAACTATAGACTTAGGAAATTTCCACAGAGTTCACATGGTTGATATGATTAAAGAAGTTACTGGAGTTGATTTCTGGAAACATATGACTTTTGAAGAAGCTAAAGCTTTAGCTAAAGAAAATCATGTGCCTGTTGCTCCTCATATGACTTCTATTGGACATATTATTAATGAGTTCTTTGAAGAAAAATGTGAAGAACATGTTATACAACCTACATTTATCTATGGACATCCTGTTGAAATTTCTCCACTTGCTAAGAAATCTCCAGAAGATCCTAGATTTACAGAAAGATTTGAATTATTTATAGATGCTAGAGAATATGCAAATGCCTTTTCTGAGTTAAACGATCCAGCTGATCAAAGATCAAGATTTGAAGCTCAAATAGAAGAAGCTGAGCTTGGAAATGACGAAGCCACACCTGAGATTGATGATAGTTTTGTAGAAGCTTTAGAAGCTGGTCTACCACCTACAGGAGGACTTGGTATTGGAATAGACAGACTTGTTATGCTTTTAACTGGAAGTCCTACTATTAAGGATGTTATCTTATTTCCAACTTTAAAGAAAAAAGATTAGTCCATTAAAAACAATACTTTATTTTATAGATAGTCCTTAAATAAGGACTATCTATTATTTTTGAAAGGATTTATATGTTCATACAACTTTTGATATTATTATCAATAAATTTTTTAGGAATATTATTAGAACATTATTTTGCTCTTCCACTTCCTGGAACTATTTTAGGAATGTTCATTTTATTTTTTTTACTTTATAAAAAAATATTAAATGAAAAAAACATAGGAGAAATCTGTGATTTATTAGTTGGAAATATGGTTATTCTTTTTATTCCTCCAGCTATAAATCTACTTTCAACTATTAATTTATTAAAAACTGATTTTTTTAAAATTATTTTTTTGTTAGTTATAACAACTTTAATCACAATGATTATAACTGGAAAAACTGTTGATTTTGTAATAAAAAGAATGGAGAAAAGATAATGGACTTAACAATTTTAAACACACCTTTTTTTGGTATTATTATTACTATATTTGCTTTTAATTTAGGTCTATATATTTTAAAAAAATCAAATTTAGCTATTTTAAATCCTTTATTAATTGGAACA from Fusobacterium sp. IOR10 includes these protein-coding regions:
- the lysS gene encoding lysine--tRNA ligase, which translates into the protein MKRYSDFIAEDRLLAEQWQKVEEIKEMGFTPFGQKYDKQFMIGDILKYEPAAEGEEAEVFKTAGRIMGYRIQGKAGFAHIEDQSGRIQFYARKDAFEDEKYWQLIRKCGVGDIVGITGTLFITRTGEKTLRVKEFTLLSKNVKALPEKFHGLTDVETRYRKRHIDLIMNKEVKNTFIKRSQVVNEFRNVLAGKDFLEVETPMMHPIVGGAAAKPFMTHHNALDMTLYLRIAPELYLKKLIVGGFDRVFEINRCFRNEGISTRHNPEFTTMELYMAYANYEVMMDITEELIQKSAMRVVGKLEVEYNGKTIDLGNFHRVHMVDMIKEVTGVDFWKHMTFEEAKALAKENHVPVAPHMTSIGHIINEFFEEKCEEHVIQPTFIYGHPVEISPLAKKSPEDPRFTERFELFIDAREYANAFSELNDPADQRSRFEAQIEEAELGNDEATPEIDDSFVEALEAGLPPTGGLGIGIDRLVMLLTGSPTIKDVILFPTLKKKD
- a CDS encoding CidA/LrgA family protein, coding for MFIQLLILLSINFLGILLEHYFALPLPGTILGMFILFFLLYKKILNEKNIGEICDLLVGNMVILFIPPAINLLSTINLLKTDFFKIIFLLVITTLITMIITGKTVDFVIKRMEKR